A stretch of Oscillospiraceae bacterium DNA encodes these proteins:
- a CDS encoding Fic family protein: MRMFNYSIIKEHKWDSELLGLVAGIYKEAGKQDFYLKMRPEELEKLVEIAKIQSTESSNAIEGIVTTNTRIKQLVAEKTTPRTRDEQEIAGYRDALNIIHENFDAIPVSKNYILGLHKIMYTHMNNPMAGKTKSVQNYISATYPHGHSEVLFTPLAPYETEEALDKICEEYNKVIGNLELEPLIAIPTFIHDFLCIHPFNDGNGRMSRLLTTLLLYRSGFYVGKYISLEAKIAKSKDLYHDSLNKSQDRWHEGLEDATPFIKYILGTILAAYKDFEDRFSIVEEKLPAIEMVRKASLNKVGRFTKQDIRELCPSLSISSVEGALRKMVSEGELKREGSGKSTCYYRLK; encoded by the coding sequence ATGAGAATGTTTAATTATTCGATAATCAAAGAACATAAATGGGATTCTGAACTTCTCGGTCTCGTAGCTGGCATATATAAAGAAGCAGGAAAACAGGACTTCTATTTAAAGATGCGCCCGGAAGAGCTTGAAAAGCTTGTGGAAATCGCAAAGATACAAAGCACAGAGTCTTCCAATGCAATCGAAGGTATCGTTACAACAAATACACGTATTAAACAACTTGTAGCAGAAAAGACGACTCCCAGAACCCGTGATGAACAAGAAATTGCGGGATACAGAGATGCTCTTAATATCATCCACGAGAATTTTGATGCAATTCCTGTTTCAAAAAACTATATACTCGGGCTCCATAAGATTATGTACACTCATATGAATAACCCTATGGCTGGCAAAACAAAGAGTGTGCAAAATTATATAAGCGCAACTTATCCTCACGGACATTCAGAAGTTCTGTTTACGCCGCTGGCACCTTATGAAACTGAAGAGGCGCTTGATAAAATCTGCGAGGAATATAATAAAGTTATCGGCAATCTTGAACTTGAACCATTGATTGCAATTCCGACATTCATTCACGATTTTCTCTGCATTCATCCTTTTAACGACGGTAATGGAAGAATGTCAAGACTGCTTACCACCTTGTTACTTTACAGAAGCGGATTTTATGTTGGTAAATATATCTCGCTTGAAGCTAAAATTGCAAAGAGCAAAGATTTATATCACGATTCCCTTAACAAATCTCAGGATAGATGGCATGAGGGTTTAGAGGATGCAACACCGTTTATAAAATATATCCTTGGTACTATCCTTGCTGCATATAAAGACTTTGAAGACAGATTTTCCATCGTAGAAGAAAAACTTCCTGCAATCGAAATGGTAAGAAAGGCATCACTGAATAAGGTGGGGCGCTTTACCAAACAGGATATCAGAGAACTCTGTCCGTCACTCAGCATAAGCTCCGTTGAAGGGGCACTTCGTAAAATGGTAAGCGAAGGAGAGCTAAAGCGTGAAGGTTCGGGCAAGTCTACTTGTTATTATAGATTAAAATAG